Within Equus przewalskii isolate Varuska chromosome 9, EquPr2, whole genome shotgun sequence, the genomic segment GAGCTCTCCTCAACTGCAGAGGAAAAAGCACCGAATCTAAGTGAGATATTCCTAGTTTCCAAATCAGGTCTGACCACTCTTCAGTTTGTCGTCTTGAGCAATTGGCGTGGTTTCTCCAAGCTTCAGCACCCTCGCTTTAGAGTGAAAAGCAGGATTGCATAGTGATAAGGATTACCATGGCAACAGAACACCACGCAAGACTAGAGATTGCCAGGGGCTGCGGGAAGGGTaaaatagggagtgactgcttgATGCATATGGGGTCTCCTTCGGGGGTATGAAAATGGAACTAGATAGagatggtggttgcacaacattgtgaatgtactaaatgccactaaaccatacactttaaaaatagttaattttacgttatgtgaatttcacctcaataaaaaaaatatataaaaaggaaggaattcagTTCCTCAAAGAGTCCTTTGGTTCCTCAAAAGCTaaacatgatccagcaatttcactcccaCCTATGTaaccaaaggaattgaaagcagagactcaaacacatatttgtacaccaattttcatagaaacattattcacaaaagccaaaaggtggcaacaacccaaatatccattgacatgaatggataaacaaaatgtggtctacacatacaatgtaatattatttggccacaaaAAGGAAGGGCATTCTGACGCATGCTACAACATGTATGAAttttgaggacatcatgctaagtgaaatatgccagacagagaaagacaaatattgtattattccactgatatgaggtacctagaataggcaaattcatagagacagaaagtagattagaggttaccagggactgaggaaaaagagaataggcagttattgcttaatggttaaagagtttttgtttggagtcatgaaaaattctgaaaatagcTGGTGGTGATAATTGCACAATATGGcaaatgtaattaatgccactgagctgtacccttgaaaaattattaaaatggtaaattttatgtttgtataacacattttattttaccaCCATTAGGAAATACCaaaaaagctgtttaaaaaagaaaggaattatagGTTCTTCGCAATTTAATTTATTTGCGTTCTCCCTCACAGTGAAGGAAAGAAGTAGTTTCCCCATGGCAGGCCTTCTGAGTCTGGGCTCTATTTTCTTCCAGAGGATTCTCCCATTCCTATCATATCTGCTGTACCCAGTTCTGTGATTCCCTTGAATGAGTCTGTGAAGATCCTGTGCCAGGGAACTCCTCAGTCTTTCCTGTACCAACTGGAGATCCTGGGAAACTCCACAAACAAGATGGTGGAGGAAAAATATGGATTTCAGAAGGAGGCTGAATTCATCATTAACCACATGGATACAAAGACTGCAGGGCGCTATCAGTGCCGATACAGGAAAGCATACAGATGGTCAAAGTATAGTGAAGCCCTGCAGCTGGTGGTGACAGGTGAGGGGGCCTTCagggtctttttctttcttgtttttttcattgaTAACATTTTTAGAGCGGTTTCAGATTTACAGGGAAATTGAGAAGATATGACAGAGAGGTCCCATATACCCGGCACCCAGTTTTCTCTATCATTAACATCTTCTACTAGTAGGGTACATTCCTTAccattaatgaaccaatattgatacagtATTATGagccaaagtccatagtttgttTACATGtccttagtttttatctaatGTCTTTCATCTATTCCAGGATCctatcccacattgcatttagttgtcatgcctCTTTAGTCTACTCTTGGCCATGgaagtttctcagactttccttgtcttTGACAAGCCTGGCAGTTTTAAGGGGCactggtcaggtgttttgtagaatgtcccactGTTGGAAGTTTCCTGACGTTTTACTCATGATAAGACAGGGGTTATGGATTATCGTGAGGAAGAACATAGAGGCAGAGTGCCATTTTTGTGGcctcatatcaagggtacatactcTACAAAAGAATATGGCTGTTGATGTTGACCCTGAGGCCCTGGCTGAGATAGTGtgtgtcaggtttctccactgtaaagttactcttccTCCTACCTACCGTTTCTTTGTGAAAGGAAATCACTATATGCAGCCTGTACCTAAGGAGTGAGGAGTTGTGCTTCTGCTGCATGAATCCAGCCCTCGGCTTTAAGCTCTGTCCTCAGGGTGACCCACACTCTGTGTTTCTAAAAAGGGGCACCCCAGATTTCCAGGTTCTTCTACCTACTGACATTCTTCTTATACATTGTCACCTCCTTCAGCCCCTGACATAGCTCCTCAAACTTCTGGATACTATCCCATCTTTTCTCCAACATATGGCTtctgatattgtgatttataataagaaacacatatttggtctttgtccctgtttctggcacagagctcctaaaacccttggcatttcctaagtgataagagcaataaaggtgccttgatattcataacaaacctctttcaaccacacctgagtttagaTTAATGAGGTGATTTTGGGGAAGCACCTAAAGGTGGGGTCTGGTTGCCACCGGAGgcaatcatgtgattagagggttggaattttcagccccaacCCCTGACCTCCcggggagagaggcagggctggagattgagttcaatcaccagtggccaatgatttaatccatCCTGCCTGTGTAATGAGGCCTCTTTAAATACCCAAAAGGATGAGATTCAGAGAGTGtgtgggttggtgaacacatggaggtgctgggagagtagGTGACGTGGAAGGAGCACAGAAGCTCCGCACTTTCCCCATAACTCAccttatgcatctcttccatctggctgtacTTAAGTTATATCCTTgtataataaactgataatctaataagtaaaatgtttccctgagtttggaaagccactctagcaaattaattgaacccaaggagggggtcatgggaacctctgatttatagctgatcaatcagaagcacaggtgacgtcctggacttgcaattggagTTCTCAAGTGGGGTGGGGGTAagttgtgggactgagcccctaaTCTGTGGGATGTTATACTATCTCAGGGTAGATAGTGTGAGAACAGAGTTGAATTGTGGGACACCCGTCTGGTgttgcagaattgcttggtggtgtgggaaaaacaataaaacccaCGCATTGTAATTGGGAACAGCATGGTAGGGATCTTCTGGCTTTAGAGACCAGATCTATCTCTTGAAGATGGCATCTAATCTAAGCCCCATGGGCTGCTTGTTTGCTCAACTCTGTCTGCAATAGCTTGGGACAGAGTATGTGTCCTGTGGTAGGGAAATGGGATATTCCCAGCTGCCATTCTTTTACAGCAGGGAACATCAGCATCTTCCCTTCTCTTAGcacagagaagggggaaaagggaATAACTGCGAATAGCTTGCTAACAGCTCGCTCTCTTCTGTTTTAGGCTTGTACGACAAACCCTTCCTCTCTACTGACCAGGACTCTAAAGTGATTCCAGGAGAGAATATTTCCCTCCAGTGTGGTTCACCACACACCCCATTTGATAGATTTTCACTGACCACGGAGGGAGGAGCCACCTTGCCACAACACCAAGATGAGGGACACCAAGGAAACTTCACTCTGGGTCCTGTGACCCCTGGCTTCTCAGGGAACTACAGGTGCTATGGTTGGTATAGTGACAACCCTTACGTGTGGTCAGCCCCCAGTGACACCCTGAAGCTTGTGGTCAAAGGTATGTGTATCTCAACCCAGCCAATGACCTTCTCTTTGGGGCTCCAGTTGGCTGTCCAAGGCCTGGGCATCAGGCAGGAGTCTGAAGAGGTGTTCTAAGAAAGAACGATGGGGCAGTAGAGAGTCGCTACTCAGAGGACTGTGAAGAGAGAAGCACTTCTCAATCACACCACATTCGACTTTAACATCCTCTCCTAGAGTTCTCTAGACAGGACCCTTTGAAAACACGTGGtcttttgagaaaggaaaaataagtgcTCAGAATCATGTTAAGGGGCATTGTTGAGACAATAGGTATCTGATACATCCTTAGACTGACTCACTTCTCTTTTTCACATGCTTACTTGCAGCTGGGCATCCTTACACTAACCTGCAATACTGGGATCCACTCTGAGTGACTGGCTAGGAACTTATGGTTCATGGGAGAACTCTTAAAAACTCTATCATAAGCCCCATTTTTATGTTGTTTGCTTACATCACTCTGCTCAGAGGTAGAAGAGTTATAGACAAGAAAAGCAGTGGTGAGGAACTGTGATACCCAGCAACCCTGCCGATCGCTAAGCAGGGTGACCACATTCATCTCTCAGATCCGCCTTGTCTAGTCATTCTACAAGCTAAGCAAATATGACAGTCACAGCTAGAATGGTCTTTTCAAATAATGGTGCATGGACAATCGGGCATCTATGGAGGAGGAGTGAACTTATCAGTCGTTTCCTTTAGAGTAGATAGTCACTGTGTCTTGTTTTAGAAACCGTCTGCTCTTCCAGTGCCAAGACGATTATCTCTTGTGTTATCTTcagaaactcaaaatattttgcattttgcaaTTAGGAATTGCAAGCTCATTTGGAGTTGATTTCCGTATTTTAACAGGAAAGAGTTACTAGGAATTCTAAACATTGTAATTTCACAGTACTTTATTACACCTTGAGAGGAACATAGGCCCATGCAgtccacacaaaaaattaagaaatcaagaaattttttaaagtttcagacAACAGCAACATAGAGTGAAGAGTCACACAATAATGGAGATAATTTTTACCTAAGTTTATCTGAAAATTTCCTCCCACCTACTTCCCAGATACCAACAGTGCTGTACCCTTTGTCATGTATGAGAGAGGAACACAAATTGTTACATGGAGTGAAGAAGGTGTAGAGGAGAGAATTTAGAGTTCTGGATATGTGGGGGGTTTGCTGGTATATGTTTAGACATTCAGTAAGAACGCCGTATGAGGaggaaattaaaagcaaacagaaCATCCATACAACCACCTCCTTCCCCATTTATAAGGCCTTCTGGGAACCACAGTTCCTCACCATTAGACCTAGGCTTGCAGGCTAAGTGTGGCACTCACAAATGCATGAGCTCATCAAGGAGGGGGTCCAAGTGGGACCACAACTAGAGAAATGAGATCCCTTTTCAGGCCTCTGGGGTTGAAGTTTGAATAGAACATGACCAATGGTTGTTCATCTCCTTTGAATTATGTCTCTAGATACCATGAACCAAGACTACAAGTTGGAGAATTTGATCCGAGTGGGTGTGGCAGGGCTGGTCCTTGTGGCTCTCTTGGCCATACTGGCTGAAAATTGGCACAGCTATAAGCTTCCTCACAAGGAAGACAGGCAAGACTTGCCTGAATGGAGCTATGATAAACAGAAAATGTAAGACAGACCCTCTGGACCAACCAAAAACAGCCTCTGCACCAACCCCCAACAGCCAGCAGGTAGACACCTGGTGCTAAAGGCAGATGAGTAGGATTTTGTGGTGTCTGGAAAAGCTACTTggagaacagaaggaagaaagtggCACTAACAAGCTTGGATCCATTCTCAAGCCAATCAAATAGCATTTTCTTATAGGGATCTGGGATATTTGCACCCCACCTTCCTGGACACTGATAATAAAATTCTCACTATTATCTTGGATTAACTGACTTCCtgtgataaaaataattcaaagcatTGTCAATTCTCCTTGCTGACTGTTTTTCACCCATCCTCTGTAGAAGTCCTGACCCATAATTTCATTTTGTCTTGAATTCATCAGCAAAGCAGAATACCTTTACGTCTTCCTATGTAGCACCTTAACACTTAGAATTCCATTAATTATTAATACTGTCCACTCAGCATACCACATATTCCATACATATGTTATTCTAGTTTTCCCTACACTAAAATTCTTGCATTAATGCATGCTTTCCccatttttaagaatattctCCTGTTCTTATGAAACTGTAACACATTTCAAACTGTCTCATGCCTCAAGCACAGTAGATAGACTTGTGAAAATAGCCAGAACAAGAGTCTCTTTTGGGTTATCTCAGCACTTTGAGCAACTTAGTCTATTGATTCGTCTTTTTGTAGTATTCATCATGAGGTCTAGACAatgtaaaatattggaaatattttttgaaattatgaataaataagTTGGCGAAGGAAATGTTCCTAATTGGGCCTCATAAAACAATGAAGAGCCATGATTTCAGAGGAGGGCTAACAAGAGACTTTACATCAGATCCAGGATTTGGACCAGAGATGCAATGGGGTTTGACTCCAGGAGAGGGAAAAGAACAGCCTCACGTTATGTGGTTTAGATGATGGCAGGGCCTTGTTTGGAAAAAGGCTTCTGAGAATAAAAACATGCTGCACTCCTAGGAAAAGATGTTATTGTCCTGTAGCCCCGTGACAAGGAGCCACCCAACCAGTTTTTAACTCACCATCAATGACCGCTCACCCCAGTGAAAATGCCTTGGAGATTCAACCAATCAGACTGCTTCTTTGTTCTAAATGTCAGCCAAACAGAAACAAGTTCACTCCACTAAACACACCTGTGAGTGATAACCAATCAAAATAGTCTCCCTTtggggctggcatggtggcatagcggttaagttcgtgtgctccagtTGGGCAGCCCTGGGTTAGCAGCATCCGATCCCactggacctagcacagctcgtcaagccatgctgtggccacatcccacataaagtagaggaagattggcaaaagatgttagctcagggctaatcttcctcacaaaaaaaaaatagtctccttcaaataaatatacttttacaGATGATGTCAAACCACAGGAGCCCCTGAAAATCcacatttccaaaaaaaaaaaaaagaaagaaagagaaaaaaccgCATAGGATGTAGAATCATCAGTAGGCTCTGCTCAGAGACACCATGTCTGGCCAGCAGAGCTGTCCTTTaccacagtaaaaataaatttgactttgccttttaatttcagGCATTGAATAGTGAGTACATTAGCCTTTGATAGTTCATGTATTGGA encodes:
- the FCAR gene encoding immunoglobulin alpha Fc receptor isoform X1; amino-acid sequence: MTPRDITLICLVLCLGMKIQAQEEDSPIPIISAVPSSVIPLNESVKILCQGTPQSFLYQLEILGNSTNKMVEEKYGFQKEAEFIINHMDTKTAGRYQCRYRKAYRWSKYSEALQLVVTGLYDKPFLSTDQDSKVIPGENISLQCGSPHTPFDRFSLTTEGGATLPQHQDEGHQGNFTLGPVTPGFSGNYRCYGWYSDNPYVWSAPSDTLKLVVKDTMNQDYKLENLIRVGVAGLVLVALLAILAENWHSYKLPHKEDRQDLPEWSYDKQKM
- the FCAR gene encoding immunoglobulin alpha Fc receptor isoform X2; this translates as MTPRDITLICLEDSPIPIISAVPSSVIPLNESVKILCQGTPQSFLYQLEILGNSTNKMVEEKYGFQKEAEFIINHMDTKTAGRYQCRYRKAYRWSKYSEALQLVVTGLYDKPFLSTDQDSKVIPGENISLQCGSPHTPFDRFSLTTEGGATLPQHQDEGHQGNFTLGPVTPGFSGNYRCYGWYSDNPYVWSAPSDTLKLVVKDTMNQDYKLENLIRVGVAGLVLVALLAILAENWHSYKLPHKEDRQDLPEWSYDKQKM